A stretch of the Pygocentrus nattereri isolate fPygNat1 chromosome 29, fPygNat1.pri, whole genome shotgun sequence genome encodes the following:
- the c29h5orf51 gene encoding UPF0600 protein C5orf51 homolog: MAELRVLESRITHLSDRCAALRAETHDDDYLQNASSILDRLKSAQAGESSSVAKLLQDYTQVILDITFYEENRLVDQEFPEDTSPFKIQQLLQDLTEPEILAGRLAPTQEVQVVLGLELLECLYWRRGALLYMYCHTLHQRKQWIKQNKATFLKCVQEGVRYLMKMLQVRSSVKLNDGVVFHDSTTANFLSEGIFSDTHLLTMMYIGEMCFWAVKYEDGSADGAEQKEDRLHFRDIGAQILNKYVLACEGPLQGQGWNTENAKEILSILQ, from the exons ATGGCGGAGCTGCGCGTGCTGGAGAGCAGGATCACTCACCTGTCGGACAGGTGCGCGGCGCTGCGCGCGGAGACACACG ATGACGACTATCTACAGAACGCGTCCTCCATCCTCGACCGGCTGAAGAGCGCGCAGGCCGGAGAGAGCAGCAGCGTGGCCAAGCTGCTTCAGGATTATACTCAG GTCATACTGGACATCACATTCTATGAGGAGAACAGACTTGTTGATCAGGAGTTTCCAGAGGACACGTCCCCCTTTAAAATCCAGCAGCTGCTGCAGGACCTGACGGAGCCTGAGATCTTAGCAGGACGACTGGCACCCACCCAGGAG GTGCAGgttgttttgggtttggagcTGCTGGAGTGTCTGTACTGGCGTCGTGGAGCTCTGCTCTATATGTACTGCCACACGCTGCACCAGAGGAAGCAGTGGATCAAACAGAACAAAGCCACCTTCCTGAAG TGCGTTCAGGAGGGCGTGCGGTACCTGATGAAGATGCTGCAGGTTCGGAGCTCCGTCAAGCTGAACGATGGAGTCGTTTTCCATGATTCCACAACTGCTAACTTCCTGTCAGAAG GGATCTTTTCCGACACCCACCTGCTGACGATGATGTACATCGGAGAGATGTGTTTCTGGGCGGTGAAGTACGAGGACGGCAGCGCGGACGGAGCGGAGCAGAAGGAGGACAGGCTTCATTTCCGGGACATCGGAGCTCAGATCCTGAATAAGTACGTGCTGGCGTGCGAGGGGCCGCTGCAGGGCCAAGGCTGGAACACAGAGAACGCTAAAGAAATCCTCAGCATCCTGCAGTAA